Proteins encoded within one genomic window of Manduca sexta isolate Smith_Timp_Sample1 chromosome 18, JHU_Msex_v1.0, whole genome shotgun sequence:
- the LOC115447787 gene encoding telomere length regulation protein TEL2 homolog, which translates to MTSQQRDLLRALKYFATTLQSIEKIQSESDVNNILKCLQKAKDHLPGPLTVQKLSKFDDYVMNAEIIEAYSRLLTVIIRDLLPQWPVFKDKIVSLFTIEDCFAVSYETVSILCGYLKNETNQSVQEALSYFLLKYIKSDAVIAAAIDCSSNLDIEEYDKYQLQHEWENYVQMLVTLPERVANKLQTDTPKDFSRSFYSTFLIFHIVRCLDFMSECNLNLGSQYDMYYLSYFLSKVITNYNINGNCEAVYDFTDVLISWVSDTNVEKTRFVKRKLIQTLMKHMSRPAIENFAYVLLAKCPIDYKKDQQIILHILGDNFDTNNDWKEILIHKIPFYFMPRDYKNTSIPENFLYYLSTTRNSVDVFTDLFDRLSRAWADVKLNNTSNVDQHMYLSELLVLSVKYRTLMTLQKKIGWNFMESKSILFKGMGKHLDVWSQEYRCVGMATIEVILKTLADIDRSDREASQSLNFKYAEMGESCVEIHRVLKELTNRCLIDKKRQIPHGTTKILGVKRALDSIAMKIIDREDMPSTTNTIVTCAVKGPEQTKEIVKAIISVKLDALEKEGKQVVEDLDSDDDLEPYDMSNDVSANAKFRPTFLRELLDNLVEAENIDTFEACLSVAEEMVTKQMKAESPRLATQLLDIFIHLEPKFHVDDFERIKFNTCVAIVYAKPAPCAEHLCKEFHTDVGRYSIATKIYMLDILSAAVNKISNIMPEEVVSKATSEIISTQNDEEKLPPEEIIRRRLINKTKYYHSKRPHPFAKAKINEFSKVADSFFYPLIGGLGYKQLTLSHHNMKQDIDNILLFKYLAVVGNVILASKNCPKCSKYCWEILQMLLYLRYTPDPKLKSCVISLLASVILALPPYILKTEFFDTLMEFRSWLVDCLSNFDLTMQTSGAKSELAVFAGQVLGLIEKSLSDFD; encoded by the coding sequence ATGACGTCACAACAACGCGACCTACTGCGCGCTTTGAAATATTTCGCAACCACCCTACAGTCCATAGAGAAGATTCAGTCGGAGAGTGACGTAAATAACATACTCAAATGTCTTCAGAAAGCCAAAGATCATCTCCCCGGCCCGCTGACTGTGCAAAAACTGTCAAAATTTGATGATTACGTCATGAACGCGGAAATCATCGAAGCGTATTCTCGACTGCTGACAGTTATCATTAGAGACCTGTTGCCACAGTGGCCAGTGTTCAAAGACAAAATTGTCAGCCTGTTTACCATCGAGGACTGTTTTGCTGTTAGCTACGAAACAGTTAGCATTTTGTGCGGATACCTGAAGAATGAGACAAATCAATCCGTCCAAGAGGCTTTGTCGTATTTCttactgaaatatattaaaagtgaCGCAGTAATAGCAGCCGCCATCGACTGCAGTAGCAACTTGGATATAGAAGAATACGACAAATATCAGCTGCAACACGAATGGGAGAATTACGTGCAGATGCTGGTCACACTGCCCGAGAGGGTTGCCAATAAATTGCAGACCGACACCCCCAAAGATTTCTCTAGAAGTTTCTATTCGACTTTTTTGATTTTTCACATCGTAAGATGCCTTGATTTTATGTctgaatgtaatttaaatttgggTTCACAGTATGACATGTACTACTTATCCTACTTCCTCTCGAAGGTTATCAcgaattacaatataaatggcAACTGCGAAGCTGTGTATGACTTCACCGACGTCCTGATATCTTGGGTGAGCGATACGAATGTAGAAAAAACTAGATTTGTTAAAAGGAAACTAATTCAGACCTTGATGAAACACATGAGCCGGCCGGCCATAGAGAACTTTGCCTATGTCTTACTAGCGAAGTGTCCTATAGACTACAAAAAAGATCAACAGATTATCCTACATATACTGGGCGATAATTTTGACACGAACAATGATTGGAAAGAGATTCTCATACATAAAATACCGTTTTATTTCATGCCTAGAGACTATAAAAATACGTCGATACCAGAAAATTTCTTATACTATTTATCGACAACGAGAAATAGTGTCGATGTTTTCACAGATCTATTTGATAGATTGAGCCGAGCATGGGCGGACGTGAAACTTAACAACACCTCTAATGTCGACCAACACATGTATCTCTCGGAGTTGTTAGTGCTGTCCGTAAAATATCGTACGCTAATGACGTTACAGAAGAAAATCGGATGGAATTTTATGGAGAGTAAGTCGATATTATTTAAAGGAATGGGAAAGCATTTGGACGTCTGGTCGCAAGAGTACAGATGTGTGGGCATGGCGACTATAGAGGTCATTCTGAAAACGCTCGCTGATATCGATAGGAGCGATAGAGAAGCGTCCCAAAGCCTTAACTTTAAATATGCAGAAATGGGTGAAAGTTGCGTTGAAATACATAGAGTTTtaaaggaattgacaaacagATGTCTCATAGACAAGAAAAGACAAATACCGCACGGTACCACAAAGATATTGGGTGTGAAGCGTGCGTTAGATTCCATAGCGATGAAAATTATCGACAGAGAAGACATGCCTTCTACCACCAATACAATAGTTACTTGCGCAGTCAAAGGACCTGAACAGACTAAAGAAATAGTCAAAGCTATTATATCTGTCAAATTGGATGCCCTAGAAAAAGAGGGGAAACAGGTAGTGGAAGACCTAGACTCGGACGACGATCTAGAACCCTACGACATGTCCAACGATGTGTCAGCGAATGCTAAATTCAGACCTACATTCCTACGGGAACTGTTGGATAATTTAGTCGAAGCGGAAAACATTGATACGTTCGAGGCGTGTCTCTCTGTTGCAGAGGAGATGGTCACAAAACAAATGAAGGCAGAGAGCCCAAGACTCGCCACGCAATTACTGgacattttcatacatttagaACCGAAATTCCACGTAGACGACTTCGAGAGGATCAAATTTAATACATGCGTGGCGATAGTGTACGCTAAACCCGCACCGTGTGCCGAACATTTGTGCAAGGAGTTTCATACCGACGTGGGAAGGTACTCCATAGCCACGAAAATATATATGCTGGACATACTATCGGCAGCTGTCAACAAAATATCGAACATCATGCCCGAAGAAGTTGTCAGCAAAGCGACAAGCGAAATAATCAGTACGCAGAATGATGAAGAAAAATTACCGCCAGAAGAAATAATTCGACGGCggttgataaataaaactaaatattatcattCAAAAAGGCCGCACCCCTTCGCTAAGGCGAAAATTAACGAATTCTCAAAGGTCGCTGATAGCTTTTTTTACCCCCTAATAGGCGGGTTGGGGTACAAACAGCTCACGCTAAGCCATCACAATATGAAGCAAGATATCGACAACATACTCCTGTTTAAATACTTAGCTGTAGTCGGTAACGTTATTTTAGCCTCGAAAAATTGTCCGAAATGTTCGAAATACTGTTGGGAGATACTGCAAATGCTGCTCTATCTTCGGTACACACCAGACCCAAAGCTTAAATCTTGCGTCATATCCCTACTCGCGTCGGTAATTTTGGCATTACCACCGTACATACTGAAAACGGAATTTTTCGACACGCTAATGGAGTTTCGGTCGTGGTTAGTCGATTGTTTATCGAATTTCGATTTGACGATGCAGACGAGCGGTGCTAAGTCAGAGTTAGCTGTATTCGCGGGACAAGTTTTAGGACTGATTGAGAAGTCGTTGTCTGATTTTGACTGA
- the LOC115447788 gene encoding clathrin interactor 1 — MDRFISMWKVRELADKVTNVVMNYTEVEGKVREATSDEAWGPTGQQMQELALATFTYEHFPEVMSMLWRRMLHDNRSHWRRTYKCLLLLSYLVRNGSERVVTSAREHIYDLRSLENYTYVDDIGKDQGINVRHKVRELIDFIQDDEKLREERKKAKKNKDKYIGMSSEAAVLGVGGMGGMGGRGGGAGGWGEYSDRASSWDEPKERNEEEEYDREDSDGDYAPRKHNKDRDASVYRDAEVVASSPPRSITTAPTAGAGGLGSLSGAGPLTVTVRSPARNKPATPTRRIDLGAAATYGKTSQPAQQIQPTSQLPVDNNNSQDLLDELFKTCPAPGASPAATPASAAANNHSASLVLEDDFDPRAEEQRAGAGSEFGDFSKAWSAAPPDAPDGFADFASAFGAAAPAPAAPPAPAPAPAPAALAAPAPPSPQASNLDLLSSLAAPPLTPLGSLDLSPMDNLTGQLAATTLQPTLPPQGIQPTPVSLLQPLTTNNQQPQPANSKPSAKLGATWADTTGAINIDVDNLLAPRSPKNAPAPTINQLKSSPASPAHAPAHMFGYSGPLNNAPPLNINNNVMRPQYNHNFLQ; from the exons CACAAACGTGGTGATGAACTACACCGAGGTGGAAGGCAAGGTGCGCGAGGCGACGTCGGACGAGGCGTGGGGCCCCACCGGCCAGCAGATGCAGGAGCTCGCGCTGGCGACCTTCACCTACGAACACTTCCCTGAGGTGATGTCCATGCTGTGGCGACGCATGCTGCACGACAACAGGAGCCACTGGCGCAGGACTTACAAG TGCCTGCTGCTGCTGAGCTACCTGGTGCGCAACGGGTCGGAGCGCGTCGTGACGTCGGCCAGGGAGCACATCTACGACCTGCGCTCGCTCGAGAACTACACCTACGTCGACGACATCGGCAAGGATCAG GGTATAAACGTGCGGCACAAGGTTCGCGAGCTGATCGACTTCATCCAGGACGACGAGAAGCTCCGCGAGGAACGGAAGAAGGCAAAGAAGAACAAGGACAAGTATATTG GCATGTCGTCGGAGGCGGCGGTGCTGGGCGTGGGCGGGATGGGCGGCATGGGCGGGCGCGGCGGAGGGGCGGGCGGCTGGGGCGAGTACAGCGACCGCGCCTCCAGCTGGG ACGAGCCGAAGGAGCGTAATGAGGAAGAAGAGTACGACAGGGAAGACTCGGACGGAGACTACGCGCCGAGGAAACACAACAA GGACAGAGACGCGTCGGTGTACCGCGACGCGGAGGTAGTGGCCAGCAGCCCCCCGCGGTCCATCACGACAGCGCCGACCGCCGGCGCCGGGGGGCTGGGGTCCCTGTCGGGCGCCGGCCCGCTCACCGTCACCGTGCGCAGCCCCGCCAGGAACAAACCCGCCACGCCGACACGCAGGATTGATTTGG gTGCAGCAGCGACGTACGGCAAGACATCGCAGCCGGCACAGCAAATACAACCGACGAGCCAGCTGCCCGTCGATAACAACAACTCGCAGGACTTGTTGGACGAGTTATTCAAGACGTGTCCCGCGCCCGGCGCCTCCCCCGCCGCCACCcccgcctccgccgccgccaACAACCACTCCGCTTCACTCGTGCTTGAAGATGACTTCGATCCTAG AGCGGAGGAGCAGCGCGCGGGCGCGGGCTCGGAGTTCGGCGACTTCTCGAAGGCGTGGAGCGCGGCGCCGCCCGACGCGCCCGACGGGTTCGCCGACTTCGCCTCCGCCTTcggcgccgccgcgcccgcgcccgccgcaccACCCGCACCCGCGCCCGCACCCGCACCCGCCGCActcgctgcgcccgcgccgcctt CCCCACAAGCTTCGAACCTGGACCTCCTGAGTTCGCTAGCGGCGCCGCCCCTCACACCGCTTGGGTCCCTGGATCTTTCCCCCATGGACAACCTGACTGGACAACTGGCTGCCACCACGCTACAACCAACATTACCACCACAAG GAATCCAACCGACACCGGTAAGCCTCCTGCAACCACTGACGACCAACAACCAGCAACCACAGCCAGCGAACTCAAAACCGTCTGCAAAGCTCGGCGCCACTTGGGCCGACACAACGGGAGCGATCAACATCGACGTGGACAACTTGCTCGCGCCGCGATCGCCCAAGAATGCGCCCGCGCCCACCATCAACCAGCTCAAGTCCAGCCCCGCCAGCCCGGCCCACGCTCCCGCGCACATGTTCGGGTACTCTGGACCTCTAAACAACGCGCCGCCCCTCAACATAAACAACAACGTCATGCGACCCCAATATAACCACAACTTCCTTCAATGA